CTTGTAGTCGACGACGGCGCGCAGCGAGCGGCCGATGAGGCGGCTGATCTCGTGGGTGCGGCCGCCGATGCGGCCCTTGACGGACTCGCGGTCGCCGCGGGTGTTGGTGGCGCGGGGCAGCATGGAGTATTCGGCGGTGACCCAGCCCTCGCCGCTGCCCTTGCGCCAGCGCGGGACGCCTTCGGTGACGGAGGCGGTGCAGAGGACCCGGGTGTCGCCGAAGGAGACGAGGACGGAGCCTTCGGCGTGCTTGCTCCAGCCGCGTTCGATGGTGACCGGGCGGAGCTGTTCGGCGGTGCGGCCGTCGGTTCGAGACATGGGGTCGAGCGTAGTGCCCCATGGTCAAGGGGCTCCTCCCGCGTCGGGAAGAGCCCCTTGGGGGGTGAATCGCGGTCCCGTGGGACCGGTGGTTCACATCATGTCTTCGATGTCCGCGGCGATCGGGTCGGCGTCAGTGCCGATGACGACCTGGATGGCGGTGCCCATCTTGACGACGCCGTGGGCGCCGGCGGCCTTGAGGGCGGCCTCGTCGACCTTGCTGGGGTCGATGACCTCGGTGCGGAGGCGGGTGATGCAGCCCTCGACCTCTTCGATGTTCTCGATGCCGCCGAGACCGGCAACGATCTTCTCAGCCTTGCTGGCCATGTTCT
The sequence above is drawn from the Streptomyces sp. SAT1 genome and encodes:
- a CDS encoding glucose PTS transporter subunit EIIB, whose amino-acid sequence is MASKAEKIVAGLGGIENIEEVEGCITRLRTEVIDPSKVDEAALKAAGAHGVVKMGTAIQVVIGTDADPIAADIEDMM